One window of Solwaraspora sp. WMMA2056 genomic DNA carries:
- a CDS encoding acetylxylan esterase encodes MPQFDLPLEQLQSYAPSLPEPDDFDTFWKSTLDEVAAHEILVDVRPEPTDLRLFDTWQVTFTGFGGDPVHAWYTRPAGVDTALPAVVEYLGYGRGRGLPHERLTWPAAGYAHLLMDSRGQGDQYGNGGDTPDPHPAAAGGPGPVTRGITDPSRYYYRRLITDAVRAVAAVRALPGVDATRVTAAGNSQGGGLALAVAGLVDDLAALVSTAPFGCHWQRAIEITDNEPYGDVARYLAVHRNAESSVRRTLSYFDGVTFARRASAPAHFGVGLRDTVCPPSTVFAAYNHYGDKLTEPPRREIHVYPFNGHEGGEAEQVRRQLRWLRALIG; translated from the coding sequence ATGCCCCAGTTCGACCTGCCGTTGGAACAACTGCAGTCCTATGCCCCGTCGCTGCCGGAACCAGACGACTTCGACACCTTCTGGAAGTCCACTCTCGATGAGGTGGCCGCGCACGAGATCCTGGTCGACGTCCGACCCGAGCCGACCGACCTGCGGTTGTTCGACACCTGGCAGGTGACCTTCACCGGGTTCGGCGGCGACCCGGTCCACGCCTGGTACACCCGCCCAGCCGGGGTCGACACCGCGCTGCCGGCGGTCGTGGAGTACCTCGGCTACGGGCGTGGGCGGGGCCTGCCGCACGAGCGGCTCACCTGGCCCGCCGCCGGCTACGCCCACCTGCTGATGGACTCCCGCGGCCAGGGTGACCAGTACGGCAACGGCGGCGACACCCCCGACCCGCACCCGGCCGCCGCCGGTGGGCCGGGTCCGGTGACCCGGGGCATCACCGACCCGTCCCGGTACTACTACCGACGGTTGATCACCGACGCCGTGCGCGCCGTCGCGGCGGTCCGGGCGCTGCCCGGCGTCGACGCGACCCGGGTGACCGCCGCCGGCAACAGCCAGGGCGGTGGGCTGGCCCTTGCCGTCGCCGGCCTGGTCGACGACCTGGCCGCACTGGTCAGCACCGCGCCGTTCGGCTGCCACTGGCAGCGGGCGATCGAGATCACCGACAACGAGCCGTACGGTGACGTGGCCCGCTACCTGGCCGTACACCGCAACGCCGAGTCCAGCGTACGCCGGACCCTGTCCTACTTCGACGGAGTGACGTTCGCCCGGCGGGCATCGGCACCGGCGCACTTCGGTGTCGGGCTACGCGACACGGTCTGCCCGCCGAGCACCGTCTTCGCCGCGTACAACCACTACGGCGACAAGCTGACGGAGCCACCACGGCGGGAGATCCACGTCTACCCGTTCAACGGCCATGAGGGCGGTGAGGCCGAACAGGTCCGTCGGCAGCTGCGCTGGCTGCGTGCCCTCATCGGCTGA
- a CDS encoding LacI family DNA-binding transcriptional regulator: MTEAPPATPPPPAGPPTRASHDAGGQPSPATIATIADEVGVSVTTVSKVLNGKSDVAPQTRARVEASLDRHQYRRRARRPPIRTDQLDLVFHQFDSLWAMEIIKAVETVASAAGIGLHLSQLGGRHTPPDQWLDATLARRPLGVLFVLCHLSERHRDLLARQLIPFVVIDTDSATSASVPTVGSNNWNGGLIATRHLLQLGHRRIAIISGPSDVLCAQARTAGFRSAHDEAGLPVPADLIRHGDFYVDAGFAHGMALLDRPDRPTAIFAGSDMQALGVLRAARQLGLDVPGDLSVIGYDNVPVAAWTVPALTTVHQPLRDMAGTAAQMLLDLARGAELSTSRIDLVTELVIRESTAPPAPARAVRQGG, encoded by the coding sequence ATGACAGAGGCACCACCGGCCACCCCGCCGCCACCAGCCGGCCCACCAACCCGGGCATCGCACGACGCCGGCGGACAGCCGTCGCCGGCCACCATCGCCACCATCGCCGACGAGGTCGGCGTCTCGGTCACCACCGTATCCAAGGTCCTCAATGGTAAATCCGACGTCGCGCCACAGACCAGGGCCCGGGTCGAGGCAAGTCTCGATCGACACCAGTACCGGCGGCGGGCCCGTCGCCCACCGATCCGTACCGATCAGCTCGACCTGGTCTTCCACCAGTTCGACTCACTCTGGGCAATGGAGATCATCAAAGCGGTCGAAACAGTGGCCAGCGCCGCCGGAATCGGCCTGCACCTGAGCCAACTCGGCGGCCGGCACACGCCGCCGGACCAGTGGCTCGATGCGACCCTGGCGCGTCGGCCACTCGGGGTGCTCTTCGTGCTCTGTCACCTCAGCGAACGACATCGGGACCTGTTGGCCCGCCAGCTGATCCCGTTCGTGGTGATCGACACCGACAGCGCGACCTCGGCCTCGGTACCGACGGTCGGCTCGAACAACTGGAACGGTGGACTCATCGCCACCCGGCACCTGCTGCAACTGGGCCACCGGCGGATCGCGATCATCTCCGGTCCCAGCGACGTGCTGTGCGCACAGGCCCGTACCGCCGGATTCCGGTCGGCCCACGACGAAGCCGGCCTGCCGGTCCCGGCCGACCTGATCCGGCACGGCGACTTCTACGTGGACGCCGGCTTCGCACACGGCATGGCGCTGCTGGACCGGCCGGACCGGCCGACCGCCATCTTCGCCGGCTCGGACATGCAGGCGCTGGGAGTGCTGCGGGCCGCCCGGCAACTCGGTCTGGACGTGCCCGGCGACCTGTCCGTGATCGGCTACGACAACGTGCCGGTGGCTGCCTGGACGGTCCCCGCCCTGACCACGGTCCATCAACCGCTGCGCGACATGGCCGGCACCGCCGCCCAGATGCTGCTCGACCTGGCCCGTGGCGCCGAGTTGTCGACCAGCCGGATCGACCTGGTCACCGAGCTGGTGATCCGGGAGAGCACCGCCCCGCCCGCCCCCGCCCGAGCTGTCCGTCAAGGAGGATGA
- a CDS encoding ABC transporter permease subunit, with the protein MSTPSAVDASPQAQVPLPPVDDLPRRGRSRPRSRTWRRALRRDWQLYSLIVLPLLFFLIFRYLPMLGNVIAFRRFQPGGSVFGEYWVGLRYVRMFLADPTFWQVFTNTLILGTLTLVIVFPLPIVLALLLNEVRARRWKRFVQSVSYLPHFLSIVIVAAMVMQILSIDGTVNTMIRSLGGEAIPFLQQPGWFRTIYVSSEVWQTVGWGTILYLAALTTIDEDLYEAARIDGANRWRQTWHVTLPGIRPTMITLLILNIGTFMAVGFEKILLLYNPLTYPTADVISTYLYRMGVVSSNFSYAAAIGLFEALIGLTLVLSANLIARRAVGTSLW; encoded by the coding sequence ATGAGTACACCCAGCGCGGTCGATGCGTCCCCGCAGGCGCAGGTGCCCCTGCCGCCCGTCGACGACCTGCCCCGACGGGGGCGGAGCCGACCCCGGTCACGTACCTGGCGACGCGCGCTGCGGCGGGACTGGCAGCTCTACTCGTTGATCGTCCTGCCGTTGTTGTTCTTCCTGATCTTCCGTTACCTGCCGATGCTCGGCAACGTCATCGCCTTCCGTCGGTTCCAGCCCGGCGGCAGCGTCTTCGGCGAGTACTGGGTCGGCCTGCGCTACGTACGGATGTTCCTCGCCGACCCGACCTTCTGGCAGGTCTTCACCAATACCCTCATTCTCGGCACACTCACCCTGGTCATTGTCTTCCCGCTGCCGATCGTCCTGGCGCTGCTGCTCAACGAGGTGCGGGCCCGGCGGTGGAAGCGCTTCGTCCAGTCGGTGTCGTACCTGCCGCACTTCCTGTCGATCGTGATCGTCGCGGCGATGGTGATGCAGATCCTGTCGATCGACGGCACGGTCAACACGATGATCCGGTCGCTCGGCGGCGAGGCGATCCCGTTCCTGCAGCAGCCGGGCTGGTTCCGCACCATCTACGTCTCGTCCGAGGTGTGGCAGACCGTCGGCTGGGGAACGATCCTCTACCTCGCCGCGCTCACCACCATCGACGAGGACCTCTACGAGGCCGCCCGGATCGACGGCGCGAACCGGTGGCGGCAGACCTGGCACGTCACCCTGCCCGGTATCCGGCCCACCATGATCACGCTGCTGATCCTGAACATCGGCACCTTCATGGCGGTCGGGTTCGAGAAGATCCTGCTGCTGTACAACCCGCTGACCTACCCGACCGCCGACGTCATATCGACGTACCTCTACCGGATGGGTGTGGTCTCCAGCAACTTCAGCTACGCCGCCGCCATCGGTCTGTTCGAGGCCCTGATCGGGCTGACCCTGGTGCTGTCGGCCAACCTGATCGCCCGCCGCGCAGTAGGGACGAGCCTGTGGTGA
- a CDS encoding carbohydrate ABC transporter permease, with amino-acid sequence MTVDTSRKLFPPTRRRPRGPDDTRGYRIFRIVNTVVLTAVVIVTLYPFANIVARSLSEEGYIRSGQVSIIPRGFNLDTYRLVMSDSMFWTNYRNTIVYTVVATVISIVLTTCYAYVLSKKDLKGRGVLVGIAVFTMFFSGGLIPNYVLITSLGLKNSLWAIVLPNAINVFNLLVMKAFFESLPTELEEAAAVDGLNTYGILWRIVIPLSKAIIATMVLFYAVSFWNSWFSAFLYMDRSELFPVTVYLRNLIAGATTATSTGSSSDSLAQAAANIQSVTIILTVLPIIMVYPFIQRYFVSGIMLGAVKG; translated from the coding sequence GTGACCGTCGACACCTCGCGCAAGCTGTTCCCGCCGACCCGGCGTCGACCCCGCGGCCCCGACGACACCCGTGGCTACCGGATCTTCCGGATCGTCAACACGGTCGTCCTGACCGCCGTCGTGATCGTCACGCTCTACCCGTTCGCCAACATCGTCGCCCGCTCGCTCAGCGAGGAGGGCTACATCCGCTCAGGCCAGGTCAGCATCATCCCGCGCGGGTTCAACCTGGACACCTACCGGCTGGTGATGTCCGACTCGATGTTCTGGACCAACTACCGCAACACCATCGTCTACACCGTGGTCGCCACCGTCATCTCGATCGTGCTGACCACCTGCTACGCGTACGTGCTGTCGAAGAAGGACCTCAAGGGCCGGGGTGTGCTCGTCGGCATCGCCGTGTTCACCATGTTCTTCTCCGGCGGGCTGATCCCCAACTACGTACTGATCACCAGTCTCGGACTGAAGAACAGTCTCTGGGCGATCGTGCTGCCCAACGCGATCAACGTGTTCAACCTGCTGGTGATGAAGGCGTTCTTCGAAAGTCTGCCGACCGAGTTGGAGGAGGCCGCCGCCGTCGACGGGCTCAACACGTACGGCATCCTCTGGCGCATCGTCATCCCGCTGTCGAAGGCGATCATCGCCACGATGGTGCTCTTCTACGCGGTCTCGTTCTGGAACTCGTGGTTCTCCGCGTTCCTCTACATGGACCGCTCCGAACTGTTCCCGGTGACCGTCTACCTGCGCAACCTGATCGCCGGGGCCACCACCGCCACCTCCACCGGAAGCAGCAGCGACAGCCTCGCGCAGGCCGCCGCGAACATCCAGTCCGTCACCATCATCCTGACCGTTCTTCCGATCATCATGGTGTACCCCTTCATCCAGCGCTACTTCGTGTCCGGCATCATGCTCGGCGCCGTCAAGGGATAG
- a CDS encoding extracellular solute-binding protein — protein sequence MFTRSRRRYAAVAAGLLALSLSVAACGSDEEPDAEDLDGNRVGAMESYGVGDQFTATEALNFSLLYNNHPNYQIDKEWMFWEELAKRTNVSLETVEVPLSDYEQKRGLLIGAGDAPFIIPKTYPGQESAYVSSGAILPVSDYVELMPHFQDKVAKWNLQGDIDSLRQQDGKYYLLPGLHEDVWTDYTIAVRTDILAELGLEEPTTWDEFRDMLRAMKTAYPDVYPMSERWSIPTPLGALQNIIGPSYGYDTMGGWGYQNASFDREAQEFVFTGTMPEYKEMVEFLHSLVDEGLLDPESVTQDDDTAIQKLATGKSFVISTNAQTLVNDYRPALAQNNPNATISKITRPDSDVGSVKAGSRLENGIMISSEARKSENFVAMMQFIDWLWYSDEGQEFAKWGIEGVTYTTDADGKRVLDADIDFIGLNPDGSKHLQKDFGFSNGVFAYGGTTDLLQSTFSEEELTFQEAMGQKETLPVSPPRPFSEEEREQATLWETPLKDYVQQQTLQFILGQRDLSEWDAYVAEVEGKNAQQFIDLVNGAYQRYKEEHG from the coding sequence ATGTTCACACGATCCCGGCGCCGCTACGCAGCGGTCGCCGCCGGGCTGCTCGCCCTCTCGCTCAGCGTCGCCGCCTGCGGCAGCGACGAGGAGCCCGATGCCGAGGACCTGGACGGCAACAGGGTCGGCGCCATGGAGAGCTACGGCGTCGGTGACCAGTTCACTGCCACCGAGGCACTGAACTTCTCCCTGCTCTACAACAACCACCCCAATTACCAGATCGACAAGGAGTGGATGTTCTGGGAGGAGCTGGCCAAGCGGACCAACGTGTCGCTCGAAACGGTCGAGGTGCCGTTGAGCGACTACGAGCAGAAGCGTGGCCTGCTGATCGGCGCCGGCGACGCACCGTTCATCATCCCGAAGACCTACCCCGGCCAGGAGTCGGCGTACGTCTCCAGCGGCGCGATCCTGCCGGTCAGCGACTACGTCGAGCTGATGCCGCACTTCCAGGACAAGGTCGCCAAGTGGAACCTGCAGGGTGACATCGACTCGCTGCGCCAGCAGGACGGCAAGTACTACCTGCTGCCCGGCCTGCACGAGGACGTCTGGACCGACTACACCATCGCCGTGCGTACCGACATCCTCGCCGAACTCGGCCTCGAGGAGCCGACCACCTGGGACGAGTTCCGGGACATGCTGCGGGCGATGAAGACCGCCTATCCGGACGTGTACCCGATGTCGGAGCGGTGGAGCATCCCCACCCCGCTCGGTGCGCTGCAGAACATCATCGGCCCGTCGTACGGCTACGACACGATGGGTGGCTGGGGCTACCAGAACGCCAGCTTCGACCGGGAGGCCCAGGAGTTCGTCTTCACCGGCACCATGCCGGAGTACAAGGAGATGGTGGAGTTCCTGCACTCGCTGGTCGACGAGGGGCTGCTCGACCCGGAGAGCGTGACCCAGGACGACGACACCGCGATCCAGAAGCTCGCCACCGGAAAGTCGTTCGTCATCAGCACCAACGCGCAGACCCTGGTCAACGACTACCGGCCGGCGCTGGCGCAGAACAACCCGAACGCCACCATCTCCAAGATCACCCGGCCGGACAGTGACGTCGGCTCGGTGAAGGCCGGGTCCCGGCTGGAGAACGGCATCATGATCTCCAGCGAGGCGCGCAAGAGCGAGAACTTCGTCGCGATGATGCAGTTCATCGACTGGCTCTGGTACTCCGACGAGGGCCAGGAATTCGCCAAGTGGGGCATCGAAGGCGTCACCTACACCACCGACGCCGACGGCAAGCGGGTCCTCGACGCCGACATCGACTTCATCGGGCTCAACCCCGACGGAAGCAAGCACCTGCAGAAGGACTTCGGCTTCAGCAACGGCGTCTTCGCCTACGGCGGCACCACCGACCTGCTGCAGTCCACCTTCTCCGAGGAGGAGCTGACGTTCCAGGAGGCGATGGGACAGAAGGAGACCCTGCCGGTGTCCCCGCCACGGCCGTTCAGCGAGGAGGAGCGCGAGCAGGCCACCCTCTGGGAGACCCCGCTGAAGGACTACGTCCAGCAGCAGACCCTGCAGTTCATCCTCGGCCAGCGGGACCTGTCCGAATGGGACGCCTACGTCGCCGAGGTCGAGGGCAAGAACGCCCAGCAGTTCATCGACCTCGTCAACGGTGCGTACCAGCGGTACAAGGAAGAACACGGCTGA